TCTTTTTCGGTCTATTTTTTTTATCCACCAGCACAACGGTTGGTTTGTAATCTTTTGCCTCTTCCGGTTCCATTTCAGCGTAAGTAATAATGATAATTTCATCACCGATAGACGCCAACCGAGCCGCTGCGCCATTAAGCTGAATCGTTCCTGAACCGCGTTTGCCACGAATAATGTAAGTTTCGAATCGCGCGCCGTTGTTGTTATTCACCACTTGAACTTTCTCATTGGGCATCATACCAGCCAAATCTACCAAATCCATGTCAATGGTGATGCTGCCTTCATAATAAAGGTCGGCATTGGTGACCGTTGCGCGATGAATTTTTGATTTGAAAATATGTAGTTTCATAGTTTCTATTTCCTGTTGTAGTCGTTGCGTTTCAAGGCTTGTAAAGTTAAAAGACTTGTGAAAATAAACAACTTTTTTATCGGATTCCTTATTTCGTGTCGTCTTCGATAGTTGTTTCTCCGCTGGCCCTAAAAATGCGATAATGTTTCATGTTTTGATCACTTTCAAAACCATAGCCGCGCAACACTTCGTTGGGTTTGGTGATGGTCACAAATTTGTTCGAGCTAATTTTTTGTTCGTTATGCGACCATTTCATGTAATCGGTGCGAACAATGGTTGAATCGTTTGACGTGATCACCACATTTTCAAAGGCTTCCATGTCGTTAGAGGGGTGAATTTTTGCGCGTTCTGCCGTTAAAACGGTGGTGAATTCGCCTTGGCGATTGTAAAAATCCACGCGAAAGCCACCATCGATTTCACGCTCATCCAAATTGCGCCGCCGATATTGCGCACTATGTTTAATGTGCAATATCGCTTTCACTCGACCCGAGTCGCTAAAAGTCACTTCTGCGTTCCAGGTTTCTTGGACGGGCGCGTTATCGCCAATGTAAGTGGTTTGGATTTTTGGACGAGAATCTTTTGAAGAGCAAGCAAAAAAAGTCGTGCTAAAAACGAGCAGCAAAAGGGCAAAAGGCGTTTTTTTCATTGCGAAAAAGCTTCGCCCGATTGCAAAAAAAAATCGGGCGATTGGATAAGCAGGTGTCATTACTTATTAAGCTCGTCAAGAACCTTGAAGGTTAAATCATCTTTTTTATCTGCATAAAGCACGGTGCTAACAATGCTGCTTTTGTCGAGCACCATGGTGTAGCCGTGTTTTTTGGCGGTTCTTTCAATTGCGCCAATCGCCTTTTCACGAATTGGTTTCAGAAGCTCGGCTTGTTTGCGTTCCAGCTCTCCGCCACGGCCCAACTTTTTTTGTTGATACTCTTGAAGCACTTGCTGCTTTTGAATGATTTCTTTTTCCTTTTGCTCTTTTGCCGACGCGGTCATGGTTGCTTGTTTGCGGTCGTAATCGCTCAGCAAGTCTTCGTATTCTTTTTTCAGCTGCGAAAATTCAACTTCCCAGCGCTGTGCTGTTTTCTGAAGTTCTGCCTCCGCACCTTTTGCTTCCGGCATTTGCTGCATGATTTTTTCCGAATCAACATAGCCGATTCTTTGATCGTCTTGCTTTACAAAAGCTGTTCCGGCAAGCAAAAACAAGCCGAGAAAGCTTGCAACAAAAGTTCCTTTAAGAAAAGATTTTTGAGTTTCTTTGTTATAAAACATTGCGCTTCTGTTCTCCCTACGTTTGTAAATTAATGGATGTAAAATTTGATGGAAATGATTCAAAAACGAAAAAATTATTCTGTTGCGTCCAGAACAACTTTTCCTGTAACGATATCAATAACTTTTTGGGTTAGGTTATACTCTTCATTTGTATAGAGCAAAAGAATTTCTCCAGATTTATCAAACACGAAATCGTAGTTTTCGTCTCGCGCCAGCATTTTCATCGCGTTGAAGATACGTGTTTGAATTGGTTTCATCAATTCTGTTTGCTTTTTAAAATACTCGCCGCTGACGCCAAACTTCTGATTTTGATACGCGGCAATCTCTTGCTCAAACTTCAGAATTTCCTTTTTCTTACTTTCTTTCAGTACCTCGGTATAAAGAATCTCTTTCGATTGATAATCTTTAAAAAGGCTATCCAAACTGCTGCGTTTTTTGGCGATTTCATTTTTCCATTGAAGCTCGTATGCGGAGAGTTTTCCTTGCAAGTCGGAAAATTCAGGCATCGCCGCCATAATTTTGTCGGATTCAACATATCCGATTTTTTGCTGAGCAACAGCCGCTTGCTTGTTAAAGAAAAATAAACAAGTTAAAAAAATTATGGCTGGTTTTAAATATGAAAGAGTCATTTCATCTATTTCTTATTAATTTTTGCAGGTAAAACTACAAAACACAGCAGGCAAGCGCAACCCGTTATTTTGTATTCTTTTGTAACGTATTCCTCGAAATAGAAGAGGCGGCGATAAGCCACCTTCTAATTTCAATATAAAATGGGAAAAATCGTGTTGAGCAGAGAAAAAAATGATTTTTTGAGGAAGCGCGTGTCAGCTAAAAAATAACGTAGGGGAAGAATTTCAATATCGATTTGTAACGAGAGCGTTACGAGTTGCTCGACAACCGCTGGATTTGATCGCGAATTTTGGCTGCTTTTTCGTAATCTTCTTTTTGAACAGCTTCCTCAAGCTTTGATTTCAAATCGGCCAGTTCGCCTTCTATATTTGTGTGTGCTTGAGGCGCTGGGCTACTGCTAACTTTTTTCTCAGATGAAGGGCGCGTGGCCGGCGTGCTGGTTTCCGGTTCTTCTTTTCCTTCGTCTGTAATGCCAGCTTCGTTCATCACTTCTTCGGAAACAAAAATAGGCGCTTCGCAGCGAACGGCAACCGCAATCGCGTCGCTTGGGCGTGCATCAATTTCATGCGTGAGGCCGTTCATTTCACAGACGATTTTAGCAAAGAAGGTTTCATTACGAAGTTCATCGATGGTGACTTCTGTAATTCCAATGTTAAATGTATCCACCAGGCTTTTGATTAAGTCATGCGTGAACGGGCGAGGTGCTTTGATGTTTTCAAGCTTAAGCGCAATAGCTTGTGCTTCAAACCCGCCAATAATGATGGGCAATTTTCGTTTCCCGCCAACCTCAAACAAAATTAACGCATAAGCGCCGTTATTATGCGGGCTTGTCGATAAGCCCAGAATTTCAACTTGAACTTTTTTCATATCCGAGTCAACGCTTCAAATTATGAATACTTCGGCATGTATTTTTGGGAGAACTTTTCGCCGTTATTAAAAAGTAAAATACTTTAAATGCACTGAAAAGAAAAAGTTAAATCACCAATTCAAGGTTATAAAAGTTTAATCCAAGTGCGTAAAATGCGGAGCGCCAATCTGAATTATCTTATCTCCATGTTCAATTTTCAGCGTTTACGCGCGTCATTTCTGCAATGAATTCCGGAATAATTTCCAACGCGTCGCCAACAAGGCCATAATCGGCAACTTGAAAGATCGGTGCGTCTTTATCTTTGTTGATGGCTACAATCGTTTTTGAGGAAGCAATGCCTGCCAAATGTTGAATTGCGCCCGAAATGCCACAAGCAATGTAAAGCTTCGGCGAAATTACTTTTCCGGTTTGCCCGATTTGCTCCGAATGCCCGCGCCAGCCAAGATCCACAACTGCGCGACTTGCGCCAGCCGCGCCGCCGAGCACGCTGGCAAGATCTTCAATGAGTTTAAAATGCGCTTCGCTTTGCATGCCGCGTCCGCCGGCGACCACGATATCCGCTTCGGTCACATCTAATTTTCCTGGCAAGGATCGAATTTCTTTGACTATTGTTTTCAGGTCGAATGGCTCAGGTTTGTAATCGTGAAGCTTGGTTTCGTGTCGTGTGGTTTTGGTTTCTACGATCGAAAATGAATTTGGTCGCAAGCTCACCACTTTAATTGCACTGGTTAGTTCTATTGTGGAAATCAGTTTTCCCGAATAAACAAACCGTTTGGCAATCGCTTTTTTTTCATCAAGTTCGAGCGCGATGCAGTCGCTGGCAATGCCTGCCTGAAGTCGAACGGCCACGCGCGGTGCAAGGTCTTTGCCCATTGCCGTCGCGCTAAAGAAAACGGCCTCAGCGCCAGCGGATGTTGCCGTTTCGGCGATTAAGCGCGCGTAGGTGTTGGCTGAGTAAGTTTCAAGTTGCGGATCTGCGAAAACATGCACGACACTGGCGCCGTAGTTTCCCAAAATATCAGCTTGTTCGCGTATCTCTTTCGCGCCAATGAGCACTGCGCTGAGTGTTCCTCCTGAGGTTCTCAGCAGTTCAGTTGCTTTTGAAAGCGCCTCAAGCGACGCCGGTTTGATTCGATTTTCGCGCTGCTCTATAAAAACTAAAATGTTAGGCATATCTGAATTTTTTCTAAAAACTTGTTTGGTTGCAAAGTCTATAATTAAAAGTATCGCTAAATTTGGGCTTAGATTACACTCGCTTCATGTTTCAATGCGTCGACCAATTGTTTAACCGTTTCTAATATTTTCCCCGGTGCTTTTTTCGGTGGCAATTCAAGTTTTGTGTTGTGCGTTTTGCCGGCGGCGCTCATATCGGCGGTTTGCTTCAGGATTTGTTTTTTCTTGGCAAGCATCATGCCTTTCATGTTGGGTTGGCGCGGGAGGTTCAGCCCTTTTTGAGCCGTCAAAATGAGCGGCAATTCTATTTCGAGCAGTTCCGAGCCGCCTTCAATCTCGCGCTCCAGTTTGGCCAGTGAACCTTCTAATTTAAAAGAAGTGACCACGCAAACCGCTGGCATTTGCAAAAGCTCGCCAAGCATAGCGCCAACTTGAGCATCATTTGTGGCGATGGATTCTTTTCCCAGAAAGATAATATCAGGCAAGCCGTTGAACTGTGCGCGAATGACATTTGCCAATGCGTTGGCTACGTCAAAACTTTCGTAAGTTTGATTTTCAATTAAAACGGCGTCATCTGCGCCCATGGCAAAAGCTTTTCTGATAGTGGGTTGGAAGCTGTCGTCGCCAACGCAAAAAACGGTAACGCGTGCGCCTAAAACACTTCCTTTCACTTGAAGTGCTTCTTCAAGCGCGTATTCGTCATACGGATTGAGCACAAAGCTAATGCCTTCGCTATCGATGGTTTGGCTATCGGTGGAAATCTTAAGGCGTGCCGCCGTATCGGGCACTTGAGTTAAACAAACGGCAAGATTCATAGTTAATCAAAAAATGTCATTGTAGAAATCTTTCGGTCAACTTACGCATTCAATAAAGCAATGTCAATAACGCCAAAAAGCCTGAGTTAGAATTTTTTCGTTCGTCGGCGAAAGTCGGGCAGTTGCGAGCCGCAATGTTTGCAAAATTTCGCGTCCATGTCATGATCTTTGGCTTTGCAAGTTTTACAAGCGCGCAGTTCATATTCGCCATCTCTTGAACGCGAAAGCTCCGCAGTAACAATGCCTGTTGGAACAGCAATGATGCCGTAGCCTAAAATCATCACAAGCGCGGCCAATGCTTGACCAAGTCCTGTTTTGGG
Above is a window of Chloroherpeton thalassium ATCC 35110 DNA encoding:
- a CDS encoding OmpH family outer membrane protein; this translates as MTLSYLKPAIIFLTCLFFFNKQAAVAQQKIGYVESDKIMAAMPEFSDLQGKLSAYELQWKNEIAKKRSSLDSLFKDYQSKEILYTEVLKESKKKEILKFEQEIAAYQNQKFGVSGEYFKKQTELMKPIQTRIFNAMKMLARDENYDFVFDKSGEILLLYTNEEYNLTQKVIDIVTGKVVLDATE
- a CDS encoding electron transfer flavoprotein subunit alpha/FixB family protein → MPNILVFIEQRENRIKPASLEALSKATELLRTSGGTLSAVLIGAKEIREQADILGNYGASVVHVFADPQLETYSANTYARLIAETATSAGAEAVFFSATAMGKDLAPRVAVRLQAGIASDCIALELDEKKAIAKRFVYSGKLISTIELTSAIKVVSLRPNSFSIVETKTTRHETKLHDYKPEPFDLKTIVKEIRSLPGKLDVTEADIVVAGGRGMQSEAHFKLIEDLASVLGGAAGASRAVVDLGWRGHSEQIGQTGKVISPKLYIACGISGAIQHLAGIASSKTIVAINKDKDAPIFQVADYGLVGDALEIIPEFIAEMTRVNAEN
- a CDS encoding electron transfer flavoprotein subunit beta/FixA family protein, giving the protein MNLAVCLTQVPDTAARLKISTDSQTIDSEGISFVLNPYDEYALEEALQVKGSVLGARVTVFCVGDDSFQPTIRKAFAMGADDAVLIENQTYESFDVANALANVIRAQFNGLPDIIFLGKESIATNDAQVGAMLGELLQMPAVCVVTSFKLEGSLAKLEREIEGGSELLEIELPLILTAQKGLNLPRQPNMKGMMLAKKKQILKQTADMSAAGKTHNTKLELPPKKAPGKILETVKQLVDALKHEASVI
- a CDS encoding OmpH family outer membrane protein — translated: MFYNKETQKSFLKGTFVASFLGLFLLAGTAFVKQDDQRIGYVDSEKIMQQMPEAKGAEAELQKTAQRWEVEFSQLKKEYEDLLSDYDRKQATMTASAKEQKEKEIIQKQQVLQEYQQKKLGRGGELERKQAELLKPIREKAIGAIERTAKKHGYTMVLDKSSIVSTVLYADKKDDLTFKVLDELNK
- a CDS encoding bifunctional nuclease family protein, which gives rise to MKKVQVEILGLSTSPHNNGAYALILFEVGGKRKLPIIIGGFEAQAIALKLENIKAPRPFTHDLIKSLVDTFNIGITEVTIDELRNETFFAKIVCEMNGLTHEIDARPSDAIAVAVRCEAPIFVSEEVMNEAGITDEGKEEPETSTPATRPSSEKKVSSSPAPQAHTNIEGELADLKSKLEEAVQKEDYEKAAKIRDQIQRLSSNS
- the panD gene encoding aspartate 1-decarboxylase, with translation MKLHIFKSKIHRATVTNADLYYEGSITIDMDLVDLAGMMPNEKVQVVNNNNGARFETYIIRGKRGSGTIQLNGAAARLASIGDEIIIITYAEMEPEEAKDYKPTVVLVDKKNRPKKIFQLGEETTPEEAPSLEQRN
- the lptC gene encoding LPS export ABC transporter periplasmic protein LptC; this encodes MKKTPFALLLLVFSTTFFACSSKDSRPKIQTTYIGDNAPVQETWNAEVTFSDSGRVKAILHIKHSAQYRRRNLDEREIDGGFRVDFYNRQGEFTTVLTAERAKIHPSNDMEAFENVVITSNDSTIVRTDYMKWSHNEQKISSNKFVTITKPNEVLRGYGFESDQNMKHYRIFRASGETTIEDDTK